The following are encoded in a window of Cervus canadensis isolate Bull #8, Minnesota chromosome 11, ASM1932006v1, whole genome shotgun sequence genomic DNA:
- the MMP27 gene encoding matrix metalloproteinase-27 isoform X2, with translation MQAFFGLTVTGKLDSNTLEIMKTPRCGVPDVGQYGYTLPGWKKYNLTYRIVNYTPDMARADVDEAIQKGLEVWSKVTPLIFTKISKGIADIMIAFRTRVHGWCPRYFDGPLGVLGHAFPPGLGLGGDTHFDEDENWTKDGVGFSLFLVAAHEFGHSLGLSHSRDQTALMFPNYVSLDPSKYPLSQDDIKGIQSIYGEPPKLPVKPKGPTVPHACDPNLTFDAITTFRREVMFFKGRHIWRIYYDITDIEFELISSFWPSLPADIHAAYENPIDKILVFKDDNFWVIRGYAVLPDYPKSIYTLGFPRRVKKIDAAVCDRSTRKTYFFVGIWCWRYDEVTQTMDKGYPRRVVKYFPGIGLRVDAAFQHKGFFYFFRRSKQFEYDPKAKTVTRIMKTNSWLQCKELLNSSSDFTISEEKVHSGVEMFHYKNLNFLIFSIVHMMNKIYSYQ, from the exons ATGCAAGCATTCTTTGGATTGACAGTGACTGGAAAGCTGGACTCGAACACTCTGGAGATCATGAAGACACCCAGGTGTGGGGTGCCTGACGTGGGTCAGTATGGCTATACTCTCCCCGGGTGGAAGAAGTACAACCTCACCTACAG AATTGTAAACTACACTCCTGATATGGCTCGAGCTGATGTGGATGAGGCTATCCAAAAAGGTTTAGAAGTGTGGAGCAAAGTCACTCCGCTAATATTCACCAAAATTTCCAAAGGGATCGCTGACATCATGATTGCCTTTAGGACCCGAG TCCATGGTTGGTGTCCTCGTTACTTCGACGGTCCCTTGGGAGTCCTCGGCCACGCCTTTCCCCCTGGTCTGGGACTGGGTGGAGACACTCACTTTGATGAGGATGAGAACTGGACCAAGGATGGAGTAG GATTCAGCTTGTTTCTCGTGGCAGCTCATGAATTTGGTCATTCACTGGGGCTCTCTCACTCCCGTGATCAAACAGCCTTGATGTTCCCAAACTACGTCTCCTTGGATCCTAGCAAATACCCACTTTCTCAGGACGATATCAAAGGAATCCAATCCATCTACG GAGAGCCACCTAAGTTACCTGTGAAGCCAAAGGGACCCACTGTACCTCATGCCTGTGACCCCAATTTAACTTTTGATGCTATCACCACTTTCCGCAGAGAAGTAATGTTCTTTAAAGGCAG GCACATATGGAGGATCTATTATGACATCACTGACATTGAATTTGAATTAATCTCTTCATTCTGGCCATCTCTGCCTGCTGATATTCATGCTGCATATGAGAACCCCATCGACAAGATTCTGGTTTTTAAAG ATGACAACTTCTGGGTGATCAGAGGATATGCTGTCTTACCGGATTATCCCAAATCCATCTATACTCTTGGCTTTCCAAGACGTGTAAAGAAAATTGATGCAGCTGTGTGTGACCGCAGCACAAGAAAGACCTACTTCTTTGTGGGCATTTGGTGCTGGAG GTATGATGAAGTGACCCAAACCATGGACAAAGGGTACCCACGGAGAGTGGTAAAGTACTTCCCAGGAATTGGTCTCCGAGTGGATGCCGCTTTCCAACATAAAG gattcttctatttcttccGTAGATCAAAACAATTTGAATATGATCCTAAGGCAAAGACTGTTACCCGAATAATGAAAACCAATAGTTGGCTTCAATGTAAAGAACTGTTAAATTCATCATCTGATTTTACTATCAGTGAGGAAAAAGTACATTCAGGAGTGGAGATgtttcattataaaaatttaaattttcttatttttagtattGTTCACATGATGAACAAAATCTACAGTTACCAATAA
- the MMP27 gene encoding matrix metalloproteinase-27 isoform X1: MKNRLLLLVFVTLSSAFPVDQRMEGDENLQLTQAYLNQFYSLEIEGSHLAQSSNRSLIDGKIREMQAFFGLTVTGKLDSNTLEIMKTPRCGVPDVGQYGYTLPGWKKYNLTYRIVNYTPDMARADVDEAIQKGLEVWSKVTPLIFTKISKGIADIMIAFRTRVHGWCPRYFDGPLGVLGHAFPPGLGLGGDTHFDEDENWTKDGVGFSLFLVAAHEFGHSLGLSHSRDQTALMFPNYVSLDPSKYPLSQDDIKGIQSIYGEPPKLPVKPKGPTVPHACDPNLTFDAITTFRREVMFFKGRHIWRIYYDITDIEFELISSFWPSLPADIHAAYENPIDKILVFKDDNFWVIRGYAVLPDYPKSIYTLGFPRRVKKIDAAVCDRSTRKTYFFVGIWCWRYDEVTQTMDKGYPRRVVKYFPGIGLRVDAAFQHKGFFYFFRRSKQFEYDPKAKTVTRIMKTNSWLQCKELLNSSSDFTISEEKVHSGVEMFHYKNLNFLIFSIVHMMNKIYSYQ, encoded by the exons ATGAAGAACCGTCTTCTGCTTTTGGTCTTTGTAACACTGTCCTCTGCATTTCCTGTAGACCAAAGGATGGAAGGCGATGAAAACCTGCAACTGACTCAG GCATATCTCAACCAGTTCTACTCTCTTGAAATAGAAGGGAGTCATCTTGCTCAAAGCAGTAACAGAAGTCTCATAGATGGCAAAATTCGTGAAATGCAAGCATTCTTTGGATTGACAGTGACTGGAAAGCTGGACTCGAACACTCTGGAGATCATGAAGACACCCAGGTGTGGGGTGCCTGACGTGGGTCAGTATGGCTATACTCTCCCCGGGTGGAAGAAGTACAACCTCACCTACAG AATTGTAAACTACACTCCTGATATGGCTCGAGCTGATGTGGATGAGGCTATCCAAAAAGGTTTAGAAGTGTGGAGCAAAGTCACTCCGCTAATATTCACCAAAATTTCCAAAGGGATCGCTGACATCATGATTGCCTTTAGGACCCGAG TCCATGGTTGGTGTCCTCGTTACTTCGACGGTCCCTTGGGAGTCCTCGGCCACGCCTTTCCCCCTGGTCTGGGACTGGGTGGAGACACTCACTTTGATGAGGATGAGAACTGGACCAAGGATGGAGTAG GATTCAGCTTGTTTCTCGTGGCAGCTCATGAATTTGGTCATTCACTGGGGCTCTCTCACTCCCGTGATCAAACAGCCTTGATGTTCCCAAACTACGTCTCCTTGGATCCTAGCAAATACCCACTTTCTCAGGACGATATCAAAGGAATCCAATCCATCTACG GAGAGCCACCTAAGTTACCTGTGAAGCCAAAGGGACCCACTGTACCTCATGCCTGTGACCCCAATTTAACTTTTGATGCTATCACCACTTTCCGCAGAGAAGTAATGTTCTTTAAAGGCAG GCACATATGGAGGATCTATTATGACATCACTGACATTGAATTTGAATTAATCTCTTCATTCTGGCCATCTCTGCCTGCTGATATTCATGCTGCATATGAGAACCCCATCGACAAGATTCTGGTTTTTAAAG ATGACAACTTCTGGGTGATCAGAGGATATGCTGTCTTACCGGATTATCCCAAATCCATCTATACTCTTGGCTTTCCAAGACGTGTAAAGAAAATTGATGCAGCTGTGTGTGACCGCAGCACAAGAAAGACCTACTTCTTTGTGGGCATTTGGTGCTGGAG GTATGATGAAGTGACCCAAACCATGGACAAAGGGTACCCACGGAGAGTGGTAAAGTACTTCCCAGGAATTGGTCTCCGAGTGGATGCCGCTTTCCAACATAAAG gattcttctatttcttccGTAGATCAAAACAATTTGAATATGATCCTAAGGCAAAGACTGTTACCCGAATAATGAAAACCAATAGTTGGCTTCAATGTAAAGAACTGTTAAATTCATCATCTGATTTTACTATCAGTGAGGAAAAAGTACATTCAGGAGTGGAGATgtttcattataaaaatttaaattttcttatttttagtattGTTCACATGATGAACAAAATCTACAGTTACCAATAA
- the MMP27 gene encoding matrix metalloproteinase-27 isoform X3 — MKTPRCGVPDVGQYGYTLPGWKKYNLTYRIVNYTPDMARADVDEAIQKGLEVWSKVTPLIFTKISKGIADIMIAFRTRVHGWCPRYFDGPLGVLGHAFPPGLGLGGDTHFDEDENWTKDGVGFSLFLVAAHEFGHSLGLSHSRDQTALMFPNYVSLDPSKYPLSQDDIKGIQSIYGEPPKLPVKPKGPTVPHACDPNLTFDAITTFRREVMFFKGRHIWRIYYDITDIEFELISSFWPSLPADIHAAYENPIDKILVFKDDNFWVIRGYAVLPDYPKSIYTLGFPRRVKKIDAAVCDRSTRKTYFFVGIWCWRYDEVTQTMDKGYPRRVVKYFPGIGLRVDAAFQHKGFFYFFRRSKQFEYDPKAKTVTRIMKTNSWLQCKELLNSSSDFTISEEKVHSGVEMFHYKNLNFLIFSIVHMMNKIYSYQ, encoded by the exons ATGAAGACACCCAGGTGTGGGGTGCCTGACGTGGGTCAGTATGGCTATACTCTCCCCGGGTGGAAGAAGTACAACCTCACCTACAG AATTGTAAACTACACTCCTGATATGGCTCGAGCTGATGTGGATGAGGCTATCCAAAAAGGTTTAGAAGTGTGGAGCAAAGTCACTCCGCTAATATTCACCAAAATTTCCAAAGGGATCGCTGACATCATGATTGCCTTTAGGACCCGAG TCCATGGTTGGTGTCCTCGTTACTTCGACGGTCCCTTGGGAGTCCTCGGCCACGCCTTTCCCCCTGGTCTGGGACTGGGTGGAGACACTCACTTTGATGAGGATGAGAACTGGACCAAGGATGGAGTAG GATTCAGCTTGTTTCTCGTGGCAGCTCATGAATTTGGTCATTCACTGGGGCTCTCTCACTCCCGTGATCAAACAGCCTTGATGTTCCCAAACTACGTCTCCTTGGATCCTAGCAAATACCCACTTTCTCAGGACGATATCAAAGGAATCCAATCCATCTACG GAGAGCCACCTAAGTTACCTGTGAAGCCAAAGGGACCCACTGTACCTCATGCCTGTGACCCCAATTTAACTTTTGATGCTATCACCACTTTCCGCAGAGAAGTAATGTTCTTTAAAGGCAG GCACATATGGAGGATCTATTATGACATCACTGACATTGAATTTGAATTAATCTCTTCATTCTGGCCATCTCTGCCTGCTGATATTCATGCTGCATATGAGAACCCCATCGACAAGATTCTGGTTTTTAAAG ATGACAACTTCTGGGTGATCAGAGGATATGCTGTCTTACCGGATTATCCCAAATCCATCTATACTCTTGGCTTTCCAAGACGTGTAAAGAAAATTGATGCAGCTGTGTGTGACCGCAGCACAAGAAAGACCTACTTCTTTGTGGGCATTTGGTGCTGGAG GTATGATGAAGTGACCCAAACCATGGACAAAGGGTACCCACGGAGAGTGGTAAAGTACTTCCCAGGAATTGGTCTCCGAGTGGATGCCGCTTTCCAACATAAAG gattcttctatttcttccGTAGATCAAAACAATTTGAATATGATCCTAAGGCAAAGACTGTTACCCGAATAATGAAAACCAATAGTTGGCTTCAATGTAAAGAACTGTTAAATTCATCATCTGATTTTACTATCAGTGAGGAAAAAGTACATTCAGGAGTGGAGATgtttcattataaaaatttaaattttcttatttttagtattGTTCACATGATGAACAAAATCTACAGTTACCAATAA